The Drosophila innubila isolate TH190305 chromosome 3R unlocalized genomic scaffold, UK_Dinn_1.0 2_E_3R, whole genome shotgun sequence genome has a segment encoding these proteins:
- the LOC117790184 gene encoding protein BCCIP homolog, with protein MSANKRKNLNNMEVDANNDESSSSDDDDDGEDHPDAYRGNEEVQIEFEGRVPVDPDAQGISQLLQRLFLRAHINCNQMADLLIAQNYVGSVICQCEDDGAESETDDENMVEDGTVFGITSVLNLSAKKEQPSIAQLRAHLLERAQSHATEQVQQQLRELLDNEQRHVGFLINERFINIPAQISVPLLQNLQQEIETAKAKKMKFDFGTLLLLVKFYRKEAKKGKPAEDHYTNAEEELLSERATFSFEYSVASECDSGMAGDWLEGDAVMTPYRKLLALEAKQLPQLIKDVQSYINGE; from the exons atgtcggCCAACAAgcgcaaaaatttaaacaatatggAAGTGGACGCAAATAATGACGAGTCGAGCTCCagcgatgatgacgacgacggcgaAGATCATCCGGACGCCTACAGAGGCAATGAG GAGgtgcaaattgaattcgaGGGACGCGTGCCGGTGGATCCAGATGCACAGGGAATctcgcagctgctgcagcgtCTCTTTCTGCGCGCCCACATCAACTGCAACCAAATGGCGGACTTGCTCATAG CTCAAAACTATGTGGGCAGCGTGATTTGCCAGTGCGAGGATGACGGAGCCGAGAGCGAAACGGACGATGAGAACATGGTTGAGGATGGCACCGTCTTTGGCATCACCTCAGTGCTGAATCTATCCGCCAAGAAGGAGCAACCCAGCATTGCACAGCTGCGCGCCCATCTCCTGGAACGCGCCCAGTCCCATGCCACGGAgcaagtgcagcagcagctgcgtgAGCTCCTGGACAATGAGCAGCGTCATGTTGGCTTCCTAATCAACGAGCGCTTTATCAATATACCGGCACAGATATCCGTGCCGCTCTTGCAGAATCTTCAGCAAGAAATTGAAACAGCAAAAgccaagaaaatgaaattcgaCTTTGGaacattgctgctgttggtgaaGTTCTACCGCAAGGAGGCCAAAAAGGGCAAACCAGCAGAGGATCACTATACCAATGCCGAGGAGGAGCTGCTGTCGGAGCGAGCTACATTTAGTTTTGAGTACTCTGTTGCCTCGGAATGTGACTCAGGCATGGCCGGAGATTGGCTTGAAGGTGACGCCGTTATGACGCCGTACAGAAAACTCCTAGCTCTGGAGGCTAAGCAGTTGCCACAACTTATTAAAGATGTACAGAGCTATATAAATGgtgaataa
- the LOC117790144 gene encoding protein Abitram — protein MASVDIQTEEDPFEPYYFKHEEQQICGQFVSPITDNYDENYPSVVDRFFTRYYYIKAQAAYQVLYHSNRICLICLAPSHPAYTEGIESVSYDVGNVDRSQNVVKGKGKKGGMILQAETTLALLKTNSGNTFKIPSCIRGKLVEVNTALLTDPKLLERVPEGAGYFAILLPKIDNCDGIKASLLTQEQYEEFVRNGKTAEEPTT, from the coding sequence ATGGCAAGCGTCGATATTCAAACCGAGGAGGATCCCTTTGAGCCCTACTACTTTAAGCATGAGGAACAGCAGATTTGTGGCCAATTCGTAAGCCCAATCACTGATAACTACGATGAGAACTATCCGAGTGTGGTAGATCGCTTCTTTACACGCTACTACTATATAAAGGCCCAAGCCGCTTACCAAGTGCTCTATCACTCCAATCGCATATGCCTAATTTGCCTGGCCCCTTCACATCCTGCCTACACCGAGGGCATTGAGTCGGTCAGCTACGATGTGGGCAACGTGGATCGCAGCCAGAATGTGGTCAAAGGCAAGGGCAAAAAAGGCGGCATGATTTTGCAGGCGGAGACAACACTGGCACTGCTCAAGACAAACTCTGGCAACACTTTCAAGATACCTAGTTGTATACGCGGCAAGTTGGTAGAGGTCAACACGGCGCTTCTCACCGATCCCAAGCTGCTGGAGAGAGTTCCTGAGGGAGCCGGTTACTTTGCCATATTGTTGCCCAAGATTGACAATTGTGATGGAATTAAAGCGAGTTTACTGACACAGGAGCAATATGAGGAGTTTGTAAGGAATGGCAAAACAGCTGAAGAGCCCACCACATAA
- the LOC117790145 gene encoding COX assembly mitochondrial protein 2 homolog, whose amino-acid sequence MHTDLSSHLHTPACNKLIEELKACHENHGFAKFVGICNTIDDQVVKCLKSERVARSAANRARARERQSKYKEKILQGEAN is encoded by the exons ATGCACACCGATTTGTCGTCACATTTGCATACGCCAGCCTGCAATAAACTAATTGAAGAACTCAAAGCCTGCCACGAGAAT CACGGATTTGCCAAATTCGTTGGTATTTGCAACACCATCGACGACCAAGTGGTAAAGTGCCTAAAGTCCGAGCGTGTAGCTCGCTCCGCTGCTAATCGTGCCCGGGCCCGGGAGCGTCAGTCCAAGTACAAGGAGAAAATATTGCAAGGTGAAGCCAACTAG